The genome window GCGGCAGTTGCGGGACTCAAGAGTATCGACGACAAGCTGCCGGGAAAGATCGTCTTTGTCGGCACGCCCGCCGAAGAAGGCGGCGGCGGCAAGATACTGCTGCTGAATCGCGGCGTGCTGCGCGGCGTCGATGCGGCCATGATGGCGCATCCGATGGACATGGAGTATCGCACGATGCCGGCGCTCGCGACGCATCACGTGAAAATCTCCTTCTCCGGCCGTGCCGCGCACGCCTCGCTCGCGCCGTGGGATGGAGCGAGCGCGCTCACCGCGGTGCTGCAGCTCTTTCACAGCGTCGATTCGATGCGGCTTCATCTGCGCGACGGCTCGCGCCTCCACGGCATCATCACCAACGGCGGCCAGGCGGTGAATATCATTCCCGAGTTCACCGAGTGCCAGTTCCTCGCCCGCGGCAGGACCAGCAAATACGCCAAGGAGATTGGCGAGCGTATCGCGCGATGCGCCGAGGCGGCCGCGCTCGCGACCGGGACCAAGGTCGACGTTCAGCATCTCGGCGGCTACAAGAACATGATCAACAACATGTCAATGGCCGATCGCTATGCCGCGCATAGCGAGGAACTCGGCACGCATTCTCCCGTGGCGCGCCAGGATGTGCCTACAGGCAGCACCGACATGGGCGATATCAGCCACGCGATTCCCGCGATTCATCCGGTATTTGCGATCGCGCATCACGGCGAAGGCGCTTGTCATGAAGATGCGTTCGTCAGGCATGCCGATTCGTCGCGCGGCTACGACGCGATGATTCGCGTCGCCAAGGCGATGGCGATGACGGCTTACGATCTGCTGGCTGAGCCGGAGCTGATGAAGGCGGCGAAGGCGGAGTTCGCCGAGCGCAAGGAGAGCTGAGCGGCTAGTGGCAGCCGCATCCGCCCCCGCAACATCCGCCCCCGCCCATGCGCGAGCCGCCGTTCTGCGCGATCGCACTTGAGATCGCGGCGGCGCCATCGCCGTTGCTGCGCGACGCGAACACCGACATCTCGCGCGACAGGTGATCGCCGTGACACGACGGGCATTCCGCGTCGTCGTGACCGGGGCGCACGAACGCCTCGAAGGTGCTCTCACAGTCGGTGCATCGATATTCGTAGATCGGCATAGCGGCTACTCGTCCAGTGGCTGCGCGTATTCGACCAGCACGCCGCGCGTCGCCTTGGGATGAAGAAAGCAGATGAGGCCGGCGAGACCATGGCGCGGATTCTGATCGATTAACTGGATACCCTTGGCGCGCGCGCCGTCGAGTTCCCTGGCGACATCCTCAGTCTCAAAGCATACGTGATGGAGTCCGCCGCCACGCTTGGCGAGGAACCTACCGACGCCATTGTCAGGGTTGATCGGCTCGAGCAGCTCGATCTCGCTCTCGCCGACCTTGAGCAACGCGGCTTTGACGCCCTGCTCTTCGATGGTCGCGCTCTTGGTGAAATGAAGACCGAGCGTGTCGCGCCAGAACTTGAGCCCTTGCTCAAGGTCTGGCACCAC of Candidatus Binataceae bacterium contains these proteins:
- a CDS encoding amidohydrolase, with translation MSAHAEIARAIDSYREEVVGLSHEIHEHPELRFQEKFAADLLVKAGEALGLAMQRGVGEMPTAFRGEFGGEGPTVAIMAEYDALPNGHSCGHNLIAGAALAAVAGLKSIDDKLPGKIVFVGTPAEEGGGGKILLLNRGVLRGVDAAMMAHPMDMEYRTMPALATHHVKISFSGRAAHASLAPWDGASALTAVLQLFHSVDSMRLHLRDGSRLHGIITNGGQAVNIIPEFTECQFLARGRTSKYAKEIGERIARCAEAAALATGTKVDVQHLGGYKNMINNMSMADRYAAHSEELGTHSPVARQDVPTGSTDMGDISHAIPAIHPVFAIAHHGEGACHEDAFVRHADSSRGYDAMIRVAKAMAMTAYDLLAEPELMKAAKAEFAERKES
- a CDS encoding zinc ribbon domain-containing protein; this translates as MPIYEYRCTDCESTFEAFVRPGHDDAECPSCHGDHLSREMSVFASRSNGDGAAAISSAIAQNGGSRMGGGGCCGGGCGCH
- the mce gene encoding methylmalonyl-CoA epimerase; translated protein: MLKKIHHVGVVVPDLEQGLKFWRDTLGLHFTKSATIEEQGVKAALLKVGESEIELLEPINPDNGVGRFLAKRGGGLHHVCFETEDVARELDGARAKGIQLIDQNPRHGLAGLICFLHPKATRGVLVEYAQPLDE